GGGCGCGGCCGGCGAGGGGGCCGGAGAAGGCGCGTGCCGCACCTGCCGGAAGATGACGAAGCCGCCGCCCACGAGCAGCACGAGGGGGCCCAGCCACACGAGCAGGTTGACGCCCTCGGCCTTGGGCTGCAGCAGCACCCACTCGCCATAGCGGGCGACGAAGTAGTCGCGCACCTCCTGGTCCGTCTTGCCCTCGGTGACCAGCTCGCGAATCTTGTCGAGCTGGGCACGCGCCATGGAGGAGGGGCTGTCGGCGACGGACAGGCCCTGGCACACCGCGCAGCGCAGCTCCTTGCCGAGCACCTGGACGCGCGCCTCCAGGCGCGGCTCGAGGGGTTCACTTCCAGCCTGCTGGGGCGCGTACTGGCCCGAGGCGAGCAACAGGGTGAGCGAGAGAAGGGCGGCGGTCATGGCGGTTCCTGGGGGCCGAGCCTACCTATCGTCCCGGACCGGGTGTTGCCCAGTGAAACCGGGGACGGCGGGCGGGCATGGCCCCTGGCCGTCCGGCCGCTGCCCGGGCGCGAGCCCCGGTAATGGGGCCCTCCTCCTCAAGAAGGGCGGGGGGGACCGGCGGCGGGGCGGCCCTGGCGTATGAGCCGCAGGCGCAACAGCCCGGTGGCGATCAGGCTGAGCAGGCGGAACTCGGCGGGCTCCAGCTTCTTCACCGTGCGCACCAGGCGGCGGATTTCCGCGGGCTCCTCGGTGGGCCGGGCGGGGGCCTCCTTCGTCCAGAAGTTCTCCTGCGCGGGCGTCAGCCCCAGCAGCACGTCCGAGGGGATGCGGAGGATCTCACACAGCTTCTTCAAGGTGGGCACGCTCGGCAGCATCCCGCCGCGCTCCAGCCGTCCGTAGACCTCGGTGGCGAGTCCCACCCGCTCGGCGACGTCTTCCTGGGTGAGATTGGCGCGGACCCGAGCCGCCCGGGCCGCGGTCCCGATGGTCGATGCCAGTCCTCGTGGGAGTGCCATGCCGTGCGGTCCTGATTGAGACGAGTGGAAGCCGTCCGGCCCGGTGCATCCGGGCCTCGGGTGACTTCTAAGATAGCTGGAAAAAGAGTGACTTCAAGAGTCATTCCACGAGCCAGGCCCGACTTTCGAGGTCGGGAGGTGGGGGTCGGCTCCCCCGGAAGCGTCATCGTTCTTGGTCCTTCGCGGTCCGCATGTTTACCTTTGGAGTCATCTGGCGGATACCCCCAAAAAGGAGCGCGTCATCATGTCGAATCGGCAGAATCCGGATTCCTCCCTCAAGCCGTCCCCCCCGGTGGTGATCGAAACCGGAATGGCGAGTTTCGAACTCGTGCGTTCGCTGGGGCAGGGGCACCATGGAGAGCTGCTGCTCACGCGTCAGCGCTACGCGGGGGGGCTGGGGGGCTACACGGTGGTCAAGCGGCTCAACCGCGTGGTGCGCCAGGAGGACTACCAGCGGCTGGTGGAGGAGGCCCGCCTGGCGGGGCAGCTGCGCCACCCCAACATCCTGGCGGTGCAGATGCTCGGGGGCAGTGCGGCCGAGCCCCTGCTCTTCGTGGAGTACACCGAGGGCCAGCGCCTGGGAGACGTGATGCGCCGGGCCGAGCGCGCCGGCCGCGACTTCTCCGAGGCGTTCGCCTGCTACGTGACGGCCGAGGTGGCCGAGGGGCTGCACTACGCGCACACCCTGGTGGACGACAGAGGCCGGCACCTGGGCATCGTCCACCGGGACGTGACGCCCCAGGGCATCCTCCTGGGCCGGGAGGGCGAGGTGAAGCTGGTGGACTTCGGGGCGGCCTGGTCCCGGCTGGAGGGGCGCATCTCCACCGAGGGTGACAGTGACCTGGGCAACGTGTCCTACAGCTCGCCGGAGCGGGCCAACCTGGATCAGCTCGACGGGCGCTCGGATCTCTTCTCCCTGGGGCTCGTCTTCCTCCAGCTGCTCACCGGCCGGCACCTGCTGGACGCCGAGCAACGCCACGAGGCGGAGCTGCTCGGCCGCCAGTTGCGCGCGCGGGGCGAGTCGGGTTGGGGGGGCCTGGAGGAGCTGAGCGCGCCGCGCACCGCGGACCTGCTCAAGCGCATGCGGGAGCTGCGCTCCGAGCAGGTGGAAGAGGCCATCCAGGGGCTGTCCGAGCTGCCCCGGGCCGTCCTCCGCCGGCTGCTCGCTCCCCGGCGCGAGGAACGCTTCGCCACGGGGGCGGAGCTGGCCCGGGTCCTGAGGGATCATGTGTGGTCCAAGGGATGGCGCTATGGGCGCCCCGAGCTGGTGGCCGAGGTGGCGGCCCTGGAGGGGCCCGTGCCGGGCGATCTGGAGGACTCGGGGGACGAGGCCCGCCGGGGGAGGGGGGAGGGAAGGAGCGCCCGGGGGGAGGGGGGCCTAAAGGACCCTGAGCCCTTGGCCCCGGGGTACGGGCCGTGCTAGTCCGCCGCCTTCCTCTTTAAATCTACTGGTGTCAGAAGGAGTCGGGAGATGGCTCGCCGTCACATCCGCGTCGTCGGCGCGATGCTGCAAAACGCCGAGGGGCGCTACCTCATCACCCAGCGTCCCCCCAAGGCGACGCTGCCGCTGTTGTGGGAGTTCCCGGGTGGTCGCGTCGAGGAGGCGGAGTCCGATGAGGAGGCGCTCGCCCGGGAGATCCGCGAGGAGATGGGCGTGGAGGTGGAGGTGCTGGAGCAGGCCCTGCACACCCACCACGAATATCCCTCCTATGACATCGACTTCCGGGTGTACCGCTGTCGGCTCGCCAGCCCCGAGTCGGAGATCAAACACCTGCGCGTGCATGACCACTGTTGGGTGAAGCTCGAGGACATGTCGAAGTACCAGTTCCCCGACGCGGACGCGAAGACGCTGGCCAAGCTGCTGGGTCTGGAAGCCTGACGTGCGCCGGGCCCTCGCCCTGGTCCTGCTCGGGGGGCTGCTGGCGGCCTGCAGGGCGCCCAAGCCCTCCAACCTGGAGGCGTCCGGCTCCGCGCTCTCCTCGCGTTATGCCCCCGCCGAGGGCGTGCCGGGGTGTCGCCTCTATGGCGAGCCCCAGGCCGTGGGCCGCGTGCCGCTCGTGCTCGCCGAGATGTCCGGGCTCGTCGCGAGCGTCCGGCATCCGGGCGTGCTGTGGGCGCACAACGACTCGGGCAACGCGTTCCAGGTCTTCGCGATCGACGAGACGGGCAAGCTGCTCGCCACGCTGACGCTCACCGGCGTCGAGTCCGAGGGCATGGATCTCGAGGACATCGCCCTGGGGCCGTGTGCGCCGGGAGACGCGCGCACGTGCGTGTACCTGGCCGACACGGGGGACAACTTCGAGCGCCGCGAGCAGGTGCGTCTCTTGCGCTTCCCCGAGCCGGAGCAGGTGGCCGATGCCACGCTGGCCGTGGAAGAGCTGCCCTTCACCTGGCCGGACCGGGCGCACGACTGCGAGTCCCTCGTCATCGAGCCGGGCACGGGCCGGCCGGTGCTCATCACCAAGGAGGGCGACTCGCTGGGCGAGGTCTTCGCGCTGCAGGGGCTTGCTCCGGGCTCGGTGGCCAGGGCCTCGCACCTGGGGACGTTGCACTCGCCGGGCAATGCCGACAGGCGCACCACCGCCGCGGCGCTCCACCCCTCGGGGCAGCGCCTGCTGCTGCGCACCTATACCCGGGTGTGGGAGGTGCGCCGCCCCGGAGCCTCGCGCATGGAGGAGCTGATCCAGGGCCCGGTCGTCGAGGTGCCCGGCGCGAGCCAGGCCCAGTCCGAGGCCATCACCTGGCTGCCCGGGGACGGGGGCGTGGACCGCTCCTACCTGATCGGCTCCGAGTTCGCCGGACAACGCCTGTACCGGACGGACTGCCGCTGAGCGGAGCGTCTGGGGGTCAGGGGACGTCCTGGGGTGAACACTGTCCACCACCCGGCAGTGTTCCCAGCGGAAGGGACAGGAAGTGATGCCTCGGGAGCCTTCTTGGCGGGGTGTACTCGGGATACCGGGTTGACCGCCGGGCGGCTGTGGCCATCTTTGCCCCACACGGAAGTCGTACCGCGTACCACAGGGGTGCGTGGCAGGGGGACGGGGAGTGCGCCACTGATGAAGCCCGAGAACACGATACCGCCGGGTGGAAGCCCACGCGGCAAGAAGCAGGACAAGTCACCGACTCCTTCGCCCAAGGGGTTCCGGTTCGGATCCCCGCTGGGTTACATCCTTCTGCTCGTTCTGGGCTTCATGCTCTTCCGCAATGTCTTCCAGGACGCGGGCGTGCAGCGGGTGACCTACAGCCGGTTCCGCGAGTCGCTCTCGGAAGGCAAGTTCTCGCGCGTGCAGCTCTCGCCGGAGTGGGTGAAGGGCTACCTCAAGGACGGCGCCGCGCCCGCGGCGGACGTCCCGGGACAGGGCGGCGGCGCGGGAGGACCGCTGCGCAGCGAGCCGGGCGCCCTGCCGTGGCTGGCCTACCGGGTCCAGGGGGACAACGATCTCGTGCCGCTGCTGGAGGAGAAGGGCGTGCAGTACGAGGCGGTGCCCCAGTCGAATTTCTCCGACGTGCTGTGGGTGTGGCTGGTGCCGCTGGGCCTGGCCTTCTTCTTCTGGAGCTTCATGATGCGCCGCATGGCGGGGGGCATCGGCCAGGGGCCGCAGAGCGTCATGAGCTTTGGAAAGACGCGCGCCAAGGTGCAGGCCGAGGCCGACACGGGCGTGGGCTTCAAGGACGTGGCGGGCGTGGACGAGGCCGTCGACGAGCTGCGGGAGATCGTCGAGTTCCTCAAGACACCGGAGAAGTTCCGCCGTCTGGGCGGGCGCATTCCCAAGGGCGTGCTCCTGGTGGGCCCTCCGGGCACGGGCAAGACGCTGCTGGCGCGCGCGGTGGCGGGCGAGGCCGGGGTGCCCTTCTTCAGCCTGTCCGGCTCCGAGTTCGTGGAGATGTTCGTCGGCGTGGGCGCCGCGCGGGTGCGCGACCTGTTCGCCCAGGCCACGGCCAAGGCGCCGTGCATCATCTTCATCGACGAGCTGGACGCCATCGGCAAGAGCCGCAACGCGGGCGTGGCGGGCGGCCATGACGAGCGCGAGCAGACGCTCAACCAGTTGCTCGCGGAGATGGACGGCTTCGACAGCCGCGCGGGCCTCATCATCCTGGCGGCGACCAACCGTCCGGAGATCCTGGACAGCGCGCTCATGCGTCCGGGCCGCTTCGACCGGCAGGTGCTGGTGGACCGGCCGGACAAGCGTGGCCGCGAGCGGGTGCTGGAGATCCACTCCAAGGGCGTGAAGCTGGGGCCGGACGTGGACCTCAAGTCCATTGCCTCGCGGACCCCGGGCTTCGCGGGAGCGGACCTGGCCAACGTGGTGAACGAGGCGGCGCTGCTCGCCGCGCGCAAGAACCGCGACGCCGTGCTCAAGGCGGACTTCGAGGAGGCCATCGAGCGCGTGGTGGCGGGCCTGCAGAAGAAGAACCGCCGGATGAACGAGCGCGAGAAGGACATCGTCGCGCACCACGAGGCGGGCCACACGGTGGTGGGCTGGATGCTGCCCCACGCCGAGCGGGTGACGAAGGTCTCCATCATCCCCCGGGGCATCGCCGCGCTGGGCTACACCATGTCGCTGCCGCTGGAGGACCGCTACCTCATGTCCTTCGACGAGCTGCGCGACAAGATGGCCGCGATGATGGGTGGGCGTGCCGCCGAGGAGATCTTCATCGGCGAGGTGTCCACGGGCGCCTCCAACGACCTGAAGCAGGCCACCGACGTCGCCAAGCTCATGGTGCGCGACTACGGCATGAGCTCGCTGGGCCCGGTCGCCCTGGGCGCGGATCAGGGGCCGGGCTTCCTGCGGGGCGCGGGCCTGCCGGAGACGCGCACCTACTCCGAGCAGACGGCGCGCATGGTGGATGAGGAGATCCGCAAGATGGTCACCGAGGCGCTCGACCGGGCGCGTCAGGTGCTCACCCACCACCGCGACAAGGTGGAGGCGCTGGCGGCCCGGCTGCTGGCTTCCGAGGTGGTGGACGAGGACGAGCTGCGCGCCATCCTCGGGCCCAAGGCCGTCGCCGAGCGGGGCCTGTTGCATCCCGAGGCCCGGCAGGTGATCTCCGCCCACCCCGTGAGCAGTGACGAGCCGGCACCTTCGGGCACCCAGCACGCCCAGGGCTCGTTCCCGGACGTGTAGCGCGGGTGGACACGGTGGGCGCTCACCCGCCCGCCCCCTGAGCGGACCTTCGCCCCTTCTCGCCGCGTGGCCTGCGGTGGTGAAGGGGCGAAATTATGTTGCATGGGAAGGAGGGAGCGTCCGTGGAAAACAGAATCGGCAAAAGCTATACGGCGCGCAAGGCACTCTTCGCCCGGGGCCTTCGGGATGGGCGGCTCACGGTCCAGGAAATCGAAGAGGCCCTGCCCGCGGGGACCCTCACGGCCGCCGAGCGCTGGCTGCTCTACTACTCGCTCCGGGCCGCCCAGGTGGAGATCATCGACGAGGTGACGGGCCAGGTAGACCACGGGTTCATGGCCGAACAGCCCTCGATACCGGCCGAACACTAGAAGCCCCCTGAACGGGCGTTGACTCGGGACGGGGGCTGGTTACGTTCGCCCCATGAATGGCAATTCCCGGACAGACGACCG
Above is a window of Cystobacter fuscus DNA encoding:
- a CDS encoding cytochrome c-type biogenesis protein, whose amino-acid sequence is MTAALLSLTLLLASGQYAPQQAGSEPLEPRLEARVQVLGKELRCAVCQGLSVADSPSSMARAQLDKIRELVTEGKTDQEVRDYFVARYGEWVLLQPKAEGVNLLVWLGPLVLLVGGGFVIFRQVRHAPSPAPSPAAPAPSSPAPSDDSVDPYLAAVRREMDQ
- a CDS encoding helix-turn-helix transcriptional regulator produces the protein MALPRGLASTIGTAARAARVRANLTQEDVAERVGLATEVYGRLERGGMLPSVPTLKKLCEILRIPSDVLLGLTPAQENFWTKEAPARPTEEPAEIRRLVRTVKKLEPAEFRLLSLIATGLLRLRLIRQGRPAAGPPRPS
- a CDS encoding serine/threonine-protein kinase, which gives rise to MSNRQNPDSSLKPSPPVVIETGMASFELVRSLGQGHHGELLLTRQRYAGGLGGYTVVKRLNRVVRQEDYQRLVEEARLAGQLRHPNILAVQMLGGSAAEPLLFVEYTEGQRLGDVMRRAERAGRDFSEAFACYVTAEVAEGLHYAHTLVDDRGRHLGIVHRDVTPQGILLGREGEVKLVDFGAAWSRLEGRISTEGDSDLGNVSYSSPERANLDQLDGRSDLFSLGLVFLQLLTGRHLLDAEQRHEAELLGRQLRARGESGWGGLEELSAPRTADLLKRMRELRSEQVEEAIQGLSELPRAVLRRLLAPRREERFATGAELARVLRDHVWSKGWRYGRPELVAEVAALEGPVPGDLEDSGDEARRGRGEGRSARGEGGLKDPEPLAPGYGPC
- a CDS encoding (deoxy)nucleoside triphosphate pyrophosphohydrolase, with translation MARRHIRVVGAMLQNAEGRYLITQRPPKATLPLLWEFPGGRVEEAESDEEALAREIREEMGVEVEVLEQALHTHHEYPSYDIDFRVYRCRLASPESEIKHLRVHDHCWVKLEDMSKYQFPDADAKTLAKLLGLEA
- the ftsH gene encoding ATP-dependent zinc metalloprotease FtsH translates to MKPENTIPPGGSPRGKKQDKSPTPSPKGFRFGSPLGYILLLVLGFMLFRNVFQDAGVQRVTYSRFRESLSEGKFSRVQLSPEWVKGYLKDGAAPAADVPGQGGGAGGPLRSEPGALPWLAYRVQGDNDLVPLLEEKGVQYEAVPQSNFSDVLWVWLVPLGLAFFFWSFMMRRMAGGIGQGPQSVMSFGKTRAKVQAEADTGVGFKDVAGVDEAVDELREIVEFLKTPEKFRRLGGRIPKGVLLVGPPGTGKTLLARAVAGEAGVPFFSLSGSEFVEMFVGVGAARVRDLFAQATAKAPCIIFIDELDAIGKSRNAGVAGGHDEREQTLNQLLAEMDGFDSRAGLIILAATNRPEILDSALMRPGRFDRQVLVDRPDKRGRERVLEIHSKGVKLGPDVDLKSIASRTPGFAGADLANVVNEAALLAARKNRDAVLKADFEEAIERVVAGLQKKNRRMNEREKDIVAHHEAGHTVVGWMLPHAERVTKVSIIPRGIAALGYTMSLPLEDRYLMSFDELRDKMAAMMGGRAAEEIFIGEVSTGASNDLKQATDVAKLMVRDYGMSSLGPVALGADQGPGFLRGAGLPETRTYSEQTARMVDEEIRKMVTEALDRARQVLTHHRDKVEALAARLLASEVVDEDELRAILGPKAVAERGLLHPEARQVISAHPVSSDEPAPSGTQHAQGSFPDV